The segment ACAACCAAGATTATTATGACCAGCACGCTAATGATTGTGCCTAACAGCCCTCGTCCCATTTTACTCCTCCCTTGACCGCCGTTTTCGTTGTAAGTGTAGTTCCCTGTACGCGGAGTAATCAAACCAGCAGGATATTACGGTGCTAGCAAAGAGAACGGATAAACAGGGATATTCCTTAGTATCCAGTACACCAAGATAATCAATAGTAATGACCATATAAATACAGGTTGGATAAAGAAACGTCGTAACGATTGTCCAAAGAAGGTGAGCTTGAGTTGAGATGTAAAGTAGTAGGCGATAAAGGGGACGGAAAGAACCATCATAGGGTTCAAGCCTAGAGCTGCAACAAGTTCTCCACGTGCGAGTTGATGTATAGCTCGAAGACTCCCGCATCCCGGACAATAGCAACCCGTCATTGCTAAAAACGGGCACCGCGGGAAGAGGTTAGAGTTAGTCGGATTGACTAAGTACAGAACGCTTATAGATATTAACACTGCAAAAATAAAGCCCGCAGAGGAGAGCCGGGCCATAGAGGTCGAGGCCAAGACTCAGGCTCCGGCAAGAGCCGCAATGACAGTGAAGGATAGATAGCCTAGCCAAAGCACTATCCCGCTCCCAAAAGCTACCCACGCCCAAGTCTTTGCTTTCCTCGACGTCTCCGCAGCGGCTGTTCTCTGACCCGCCGCCACTCTGCCATTAACTTGCGCTGCATAGACTATAGATACTATCCCAAACGGCAAACAACAGAAGATCGTGGTGAGAATAGCTGGAACTAGGTAATTCGGAACGTATTCCTGCGAGTGGTGCTGAGTGTATGGTGGAACACCAGTAGGCTGGGAAGCCCCAGATCGTAGATTGGCCCCGCAATTGGTGCAGTGGATAGCATTATCGTCGTTCTGGGCGCCGCAGTTAGAGCAATACACTAGTCCTCCATCTATTATTGCTACTGGTTGAAACTCCCCTAGCATTACTCACTGCTCGTTTATTATGCGCTATGCGAAGCATTTCGCGCAACACGACGACTGGAATCCAGTGGCGGGTCCCGCAAAACAAAGAGGGGCGGAGCCAATAAGGCCCCGCCCCGATGGATCTCTCGCTTTGGACGGCCCTTACATCATGCCGCCCATGCCGCCCATGCCGCCACCGGCGGCGGCTCCGGCGCCTTCCTCCTCGGGCTCGGCCACGACGACGTCGGTCGTGACGATGAGGCTCCCGATGGAAGCGGCGTTCTGGAGCGCCGAGCGGGTCACGAGCGCGGGCTCGATGACGCCGGCCTTCACGAGATCCTCGTACTCGCCGCTCAGGGCGTTGAAGCCCACGTTACCGCCCTGATTGCGGACCTTGTCCACCACGATGGAGCCGTCGGCCCCGGCGTTGGAGGCAATCTGACGGATCGGCTCCTCCAGCGCGCGGTAGATGATCCTGCCGCCGGTCAGCTCGTCGCCGTCCAGGCTGGAAAGGAAGTCGCCGACCGCGTTCTGGGCGTGCAGCAGCGCGACGCCGCCGCCCGGCACGACGCCCTCTTCGAGGGCCGCGCGGGTCGCGGAGAGTGCGTCCTCGACGCGATGCTTCTTCTCCTTGAGCTCGGTCTCCGTGGCCGCGCCGACCTTGATGACCGCCACGCCGCCGGAGAGCTTGGCGAGCCTCTCCTGGAGCTTCTCGCGGTCGAAGTCGGAGTCGGTGTTATCCAGTTCGCTGCGGATCTGGCCGATCCGGCCCCGGATGGCGTCAGCCTCGCCGGCGCCGTCCACGATTGTGGTGTCGTCCTTGGTGATAACGACGCGGCGGGCGCGGCCAAGCTGGTTCATCTGGGTGTTCTCGAGCTTGAGGCCGAGCTCCTCGGTGATGACCTCGCCGCCGGTTAGCGTCGCGATGTCCTCCATCATCCGCTTGCGGCGGTCACCGAAGCCGGGGGCCTTGACGGCGGCGGCGTTGAAGGTGCCGCGCAGCTTGTTGACGATCAGGGTGGCGAGAGCCTCGCCCTCGACATCCTCGGCCACTATGAGCAGCGGACGGTTCTGCTGCATTACCTGGTTCAGAAGGTTCAGCACGTCCTGGATGTTGCCGATCTTCTGGTTGGCGAGCAGGATGTAGGGGTCGTCGAGCACGGCCTCCATGCGATCCTGGTCGCTGACCATGTACGGCGAGAGGTAGCCCTTGTCGAACTGCATGCCCTCGGTGAACTCAAGGTCGAGTCCGAGCGTGTTGCCCTCCTCGACGTTCACCACGCCGTCCTTGCCGACCTTGTCTATGGCGTCGGAGATGGCGTTGCCGATCTCGTCCGAGCGAGCGGAGATGGCGCCGACGCGGGCGATGTCTTCCTTGCCGGAGATCTCGTTCGCCTGACCCTTGATGGCCTCGGCGGCCTGATCCACGGCCTTGTCTATGCCGGCGCGCAGGATGACCGGGTTGGCGCCCGCCGCGACGTTCTTCAGACCCTCGCGCACGATGATCTGGGCCAGCACCGTGGCCGTGGTCGTGCCGTCACCGGCGACGTCGTTGGTCTTGGTGGCGACCTCTTTTACGAGCTGCGCGCCCTGGTTCTCGAAGATGTCCTCGATCTCGATCTCGCGCGCAATCGTCACGCCGTCGTTGGTAATGGTCGGCGAGCCGAACTTCTTGTCCAGCACCACGTACTGGCCCTTCGGCCCGAGCGTTACCTTTACGGCGTCCGCCAGCTTGTTGACGCCGGACTCTAGCGACTGCCGGGCGTCGGTGTGGAACTTTAGCTCTTTGTGAGCCACCCTCGGTCCTCCTCTGTTAGACTACCTGCCGGACTTTAGCCGATCTGGCTACATCTAATCGTCTCGGCCCACCGGCTTACACTTTTCGGCACTCTCACCAGGAGAGTGCCAACAACGAGCAGTATAGTCCCGGCAGGGGTAGAATTCAAACCATGAACCCGAGGACTGAATCACGAG is part of the Rubrobacter aplysinae genome and harbors:
- a CDS encoding DUF2752 domain-containing protein, whose protein sequence is MARLSSAGFIFAVLISISVLYLVNPTNSNLFPRCPFLAMTGCYCPGCGSLRAIHQLARGELVAALGLNPMMVLSVPFIAYYFTSQLKLTFFGQSLRRFFIQPVFIWSLLLIILVYWILRNIPVYPFSLLAP
- a CDS encoding CD225/dispanin family protein, which translates into the protein MHCTNCGANLRSGASQPTGVPPYTQHHSQEYVPNYLVPAILTTIFCCLPFGIVSIVYAAQVNGRVAAGQRTAAAETSRKAKTWAWVAFGSGIVLWLGYLSFTVIAALAGA
- the groL gene encoding chaperonin GroEL (60 kDa chaperone family; promotes refolding of misfolded polypeptides especially under stressful conditions; forms two stacked rings of heptamers to form a barrel-shaped 14mer; ends can be capped by GroES; misfolded proteins enter the barrel where they are refolded when GroES binds); its protein translation is MAHKELKFHTDARQSLESGVNKLADAVKVTLGPKGQYVVLDKKFGSPTITNDGVTIAREIEIEDIFENQGAQLVKEVATKTNDVAGDGTTTATVLAQIIVREGLKNVAAGANPVILRAGIDKAVDQAAEAIKGQANEISGKEDIARVGAISARSDEIGNAISDAIDKVGKDGVVNVEEGNTLGLDLEFTEGMQFDKGYLSPYMVSDQDRMEAVLDDPYILLANQKIGNIQDVLNLLNQVMQQNRPLLIVAEDVEGEALATLIVNKLRGTFNAAAVKAPGFGDRRKRMMEDIATLTGGEVITEELGLKLENTQMNQLGRARRVVITKDDTTIVDGAGEADAIRGRIGQIRSELDNTDSDFDREKLQERLAKLSGGVAVIKVGAATETELKEKKHRVEDALSATRAALEEGVVPGGGVALLHAQNAVGDFLSSLDGDELTGGRIIYRALEEPIRQIASNAGADGSIVVDKVRNQGGNVGFNALSGEYEDLVKAGVIEPALVTRSALQNAASIGSLIVTTDVVVAEPEEEGAGAAAGGGMGGMGGMM